DNA sequence from the Streptomyces sp. HUAS 15-9 genome:
TCCGCCGAGCAGCGGTTCGCCCGCGAACTCGGTGAGGAGCGCGGGGTCGACCCCGGCGCGGGCGAGGGCGGCCGCGGCGACGGGCACGCGGGCGCGAGCGGCACCGTCGGCGATCTTGACGGCGACGGCCCGGCCGTCCGGCAGTGCCGCGACCTGGACGCCCTCGAAGCCGTCCTTGGCGAGCAGGCCGGGGACGGCCCGCATCAGCGCGGCCACGTCCCGGCCGGAGCCGGAGGCCATCTCGGCGTGCTCGCGCATCGCGTCGGCCACCCGGGCCTCGGGGGTGCCGGGCGGCGCGGTGGTGACACGGGCGAGCGCGCGGGCCAGGCCGTGCAGGGAGACGGCGAACAGCGGGGCGCCGCAGCCGTCGACCGTCACGCGGGCGACGCGCTGGCCGGTGAGGTCCTCGACGATCTCGGCGATGGCCTGCTGGAGGGGGTGGGCCGGGTCGAGGTAGTCGTCCAGGGACCAGCCGTTGAGCTTGGCCGTCCAGAGCATCGCCGCGTGCTTGCCGGAGCAGTTCTGGGCGAGCCGGGAGGGCAGCCGGCCCTCGCGCACCCAGGCGTCCCGGACGACGGGGTCGTAGGGCATGTCGGGCACGTTGCGCAGGTCGTCCTCGGCGAGGCCGGCCAGTTCGAGCATCCGGCGGGTACCGGCGAGGTGGAACTCCTCGCCGGAGTGGCTCGCGGCCGCCAGCGAGAGCAGGTC
Encoded proteins:
- a CDS encoding asparaginase, which produces MYSSSPADAPLVREPLHAPVAHLIRGGVVEGIHYGSVVVLGADGEVQFQLGDIEAAFYPRSALKPVQAVAMLRAGLPLDGDLLSLAAASHSGEEFHLAGTRRMLELAGLAEDDLRNVPDMPYDPVVRDAWVREGRLPSRLAQNCSGKHAAMLWTAKLNGWSLDDYLDPAHPLQQAIAEIVEDLTGQRVARVTVDGCGAPLFAVSLHGLARALARVTTAPPGTPEARVADAMREHAEMASGSGRDVAALMRAVPGLLAKDGFEGVQVAALPDGRAVAVKIADGAARARVPVAAAALARAGVDPALLTEFAGEPLLGGGEPVGCVRPVRALDPVQLPACA